From the Desulfobacterales bacterium genome, the window ATCGGGTGTAAATCCAGAAGAAGCAGAAAAATATGCACATTATATTACATTAAAAATATTATCTTTTGCTGTTTTTCTTTTTATTATAACAAGTATAACTATTTTTCTTTTTGTCTTACGATTTGTAAATAGACCCATTAAAAAATTTATATTAGGAATAAATTTTATTGCTAAAGGCGATTATAATGATGGTATTGACATAAAACAAGATGATGAAATTGGAAAATTAGCCGATGCATTTAATAAAATGTGCGAAAAATTTCGAATTAAACAGGTAGAATTAAACAGGCAAAAAGACGAATACCAAAATTTATTTGATGGAGTGCCTTGCACAATAACTGTTCAAGATAAAGATTATAAATTAGTTGGATATAATAGAGAATTTGCAGATAAATTTGATCCTAAGCAAGGAGACTTTTGTTTTTATGCATATAAAGGAAGAAGTGAAAAATGTCCTAATTGCCCTGTTGAAAAAACATTTGAAGATGGACTGGCTCATTACAGCGAAGAAAGAGGGTTTAATAGAGACGGAAGTTTAGCTTACTGGGTCGTAAAAACTTCCCCCATAAAAAATCCTAAAGGCGAAATAATAGCAGCTATGGAGATGTGTCTTGATATTACAGAAAGTAAGCTTCTTGAATTTAAATTAGAACAGTCTAAAAAAAAATACTATGCTATATTTAATAATATTCCTAATCCTGTTTTCGTGTTGGATGCCGATACTCTTAAAATTATTGATTTTAACGAAAGCGTAAAAAACGTATATGGCTACGATAAAAATGAATTAATCAATAAATCTTTTTTAGAGCTTTTTAAAATCGAAGAAAAAGATAAATATTATGAAACTATAAAACGCCATTCTTTAATAAATCTTTCAAAGCACATAATTAAGGATGACACTCAAATATTTGTTAATATAAAAATTTCTCCATCCGAATATCCTGGACAAAAAGTTTTGCTTGTTACAACGAGCGACGAAACAAAGCGGATAGAAACTGAACATCAATTAATTCAAGCAAGCAAAATGGCTACATTAGGTCAGATGGCTACAGGTATTGCTCATGAATTAAATCAGCCTCTTTCTGTAATAAAAACTGCAAGCAGTTTTTTTATGAAAAAAATAAAAAAGAATGAGCCAATTAAAGATGAAATTCTTTTTACTATGGCTCAGGAAATAGACAATCATGTTGATAGAGCCTCAAAAATAATAAATCACATGCGACAATTTGGCCGAAAATCCGAAATGAGCATGGAAAATGTTCAAATAAACGAGGTATTAAAAAGGGCATTTGAAATTTTTAATCAACAATTAAAATTGAGGGAAATCGAAGTTGTATGGGAATTAACAGAAAATATTCCTTTAATACAGTCTGATTCTACAATGTTAGAACAAGTTTTTGTTAATCTTTTATTAAATGCAAGGGACGCTATTGAAGAAAAATGGGAAAATAAAAAATCTGGAGATAAAAAAATTACTATTGCAACTAAACTTGAAAATAAAAATGCAATAATTGAAATATGTGATACAGGTACAGGAATTCCCGAAGCTTTTTTAGATAAAATTTTTGAGCCTTTTTTTACAACAAAAAAAGTTGGAAAAGGCACAGGTCTTGGACTTTCTATAAGTTATGGAATTATAAAAGAATGCGGTGGCT encodes:
- a CDS encoding PAS domain S-box protein: MKNYLNILKYFRVSLVRKFILIMGIVLFISTSMWTYLIIQKDSKQFINMIVSSGVNPEEAEKYAHYITLKILSFAVFLFIITSITIFLFVLRFVNRPIKKFILGINFIAKGDYNDGIDIKQDDEIGKLADAFNKMCEKFRIKQVELNRQKDEYQNLFDGVPCTITVQDKDYKLVGYNREFADKFDPKQGDFCFYAYKGRSEKCPNCPVEKTFEDGLAHYSEERGFNRDGSLAYWVVKTSPIKNPKGEIIAAMEMCLDITESKLLEFKLEQSKKKYYAIFNNIPNPVFVLDADTLKIIDFNESVKNVYGYDKNELINKSFLELFKIEEKDKYYETIKRHSLINLSKHIIKDDTQIFVNIKISPSEYPGQKVLLVTTSDETKRIETEHQLIQASKMATLGQMATGIAHELNQPLSVIKTASSFFMKKIKKNEPIKDEILFTMAQEIDNHVDRASKIINHMRQFGRKSEMSMENVQINEVLKRAFEIFNQQLKLREIEVVWELTENIPLIQSDSTMLEQVFVNLLLNARDAIEEKWENKKSGDKKITIATKLENKNAIIEICDTGTGIPEAFLDKIFEPFFTTKKVGKGTGLGLSISYGIIKECGGSIKATSKKDEGSCFIINFPILKLNL